From the genome of Cognaticolwellia beringensis, one region includes:
- a CDS encoding rhodanese-related sulfurtransferase produces the protein MNNITVCALYKFVRLEDFENLKLPLQKVMEDNSVKGTLLLALEGINGTIAGTQAGIDVVLAFINSDSRLSGVSSKCSFHQENPFQRTKVKLKKEIVTMGVEGIDPTLTVGTYVKPKDWNALISDPEVLLIDTRNDYEVEIGTFENAVNPNTETFREFPEYVAKNLDKDKHKKVAMFCTGGIRCEKSTAYLKEQGFEEVYHLEGGVLKYLEDVPEQETMWQGECFVFDGRVAVNHSLERGKYDQCFACRYPITDEEKTSKHYIQGVSCPRCYDKYTDEQKSSFQEREKQINLAKARGEAHIGGEIKQVIEQRRATKSANKQAQKK, from the coding sequence ATGAATAACATAACGGTTTGTGCACTGTACAAATTTGTGCGCTTAGAAGATTTCGAAAACCTTAAACTACCATTGCAAAAAGTAATGGAAGATAACTCAGTTAAAGGTACCTTACTTTTAGCACTTGAAGGTATTAATGGTACTATTGCTGGCACACAAGCCGGCATAGACGTAGTACTAGCTTTCATCAATAGTGACAGTCGCCTTTCAGGCGTATCATCTAAATGCTCTTTTCATCAAGAAAACCCATTTCAACGCACTAAAGTTAAATTGAAGAAAGAAATTGTCACTATGGGGGTTGAAGGTATCGATCCAACATTAACCGTTGGCACCTATGTAAAACCTAAAGATTGGAATGCTCTTATTTCTGATCCTGAAGTCTTACTGATAGACACGCGTAATGATTACGAAGTAGAAATTGGTACCTTTGAAAATGCGGTGAATCCAAACACTGAAACTTTTCGTGAATTTCCTGAATATGTCGCTAAAAATTTAGATAAAGATAAACACAAAAAAGTCGCTATGTTTTGCACTGGTGGCATACGTTGTGAAAAGTCTACTGCCTACTTAAAAGAACAAGGTTTTGAAGAGGTATATCATTTAGAAGGCGGGGTTTTAAAATATCTTGAAGACGTGCCTGAGCAAGAAACAATGTGGCAAGGCGAATGCTTTGTATTTGACGGCCGAGTAGCGGTAAACCATAGCTTAGAGCGTGGTAAATATGATCAATGCTTTGCCTGTCGCTACCCTATTACCGACGAAGAAAAAACCAGTAAACATTATATTCAGGGCGTGAGTTGCCCGCGTTGTTATGATAAATATACTGATGAACAAAAAAGTAGTTTTCAAGAACGTGAAAAACAAATCAACTTGGCTAAAGCTCGTGGCGAAGCCCATATTGGCGGAGAGATAAAACAAGTTATTGAGCAGCGAAGAGCAACGAAAAGCGCCAATAAACAGGCCCAGAAAAAATAG
- the fahA gene encoding fumarylacetoacetase, with protein sequence MSNTNLLNETHNPALISWVESANVENCDFPIQNLPFASFKRKGSTEDFRAGVAIGDQVIDLKALFALNIFTGDAQLSLEQCCHSQLNAFMSMGKQFWSALRQTLSQALTQGSPFQEKLATCLVAQADIEYALPCQIGDYTDFYTSIHHATSVGIKFRPDNPLLPNYKWVPIGYHGRSSSIEVSGSDFKRPKGQTKAPTATEPSFGPCKRLDYEMEVGIFIGNGNDLGEPINIENAEDHVFGMCLFNDWSARDIQGWEYQPLGPFLSKSFASTVSPWIVTSEALAPYRVQWTRDEADPQPLPYLESQQNRELGSLDLNLQVLIETETMRNAGQDAVQLSQSNFKDSYWTVAQMVAHHTVNGCNLRSGDMFGSGTQSGPNPEEAGSMLELSNAGSEPIKLPNGETRTFLEDGDCVIMKGWCKKDGAARIGFGEVNATILAAD encoded by the coding sequence ATGTCTAACACCAATTTACTTAATGAAACGCATAATCCGGCTTTAATCAGTTGGGTCGAGTCAGCTAATGTCGAAAATTGTGATTTTCCAATACAAAACTTACCCTTTGCTAGCTTCAAGCGTAAAGGCAGCACTGAGGATTTTCGAGCAGGTGTTGCTATTGGTGATCAAGTTATAGATTTAAAAGCACTTTTTGCTTTAAATATTTTTACCGGAGATGCGCAACTTTCATTAGAACAATGTTGTCATTCGCAATTAAATGCTTTTATGTCGATGGGTAAACAGTTTTGGAGTGCACTACGTCAAACATTATCACAAGCGTTAACACAAGGCTCACCATTTCAAGAGAAATTGGCGACCTGCTTAGTTGCTCAAGCTGATATTGAATATGCTCTACCTTGCCAAATTGGCGACTACACTGATTTTTATACTTCAATTCACCATGCAACTTCAGTCGGCATTAAGTTCCGCCCAGATAACCCATTGTTACCAAATTATAAGTGGGTGCCAATTGGTTACCATGGTCGTTCTTCTTCAATTGAAGTTTCAGGTAGTGATTTCAAGCGCCCTAAAGGCCAAACTAAAGCGCCAACAGCGACTGAGCCTTCTTTTGGTCCATGTAAACGTTTAGATTATGAAATGGAAGTGGGCATATTTATTGGTAACGGTAATGATTTAGGTGAGCCTATCAATATTGAAAATGCTGAAGATCACGTTTTTGGTATGTGTTTATTCAACGATTGGTCGGCACGTGATATTCAAGGTTGGGAATATCAGCCTCTAGGTCCATTTTTATCGAAAAGTTTTGCCTCAACAGTTTCACCATGGATTGTCACATCTGAGGCGCTAGCACCTTATCGTGTGCAATGGACACGTGATGAAGCCGATCCTCAACCATTGCCTTACCTAGAATCACAACAGAATCGTGAACTTGGCTCTTTAGATTTAAACCTACAAGTATTAATTGAAACTGAAACAATGCGCAATGCCGGTCAAGATGCGGTGCAATTGTCACAATCAAATTTTAAAGACTCATACTGGACCGTAGCACAAATGGTAGCGCACCATACGGTTAATGGCTGTAACCTTCGTTCAGGTGATATGTTTGGTAGTGGTACGCAGTCTGGTCCTAATCCAGAAGAGGCAGGGTCGATGCTCGAATTATCAAATGCAGGTTCAGAGCCTATTAAATTGCCTAATGGTGAAACGCGCACTTTCTTAGAAGATGGTGATTGTGTGATCATGAAAGGTTGGTGCAAAAAAGACGGCGCTGCTCGAATTGGTTTTGGCGAAGTAAATGCAACTATTTTAGCTGCTGATTAA
- a CDS encoding TonB-dependent receptor plug domain-containing protein, translating into MSTTFRTGTLALAVGLALGTAPSFAAGFEETSKVKAKDVERIAVVGSRSAPRSVADSPVPIDIVGGDELGKNASSDMLDMLQAAVPSFNVRQQPISDAASFIRPVNLRGLSSDSTLILLNGKRRHRASVIAFQGGGVNDGAQGPDVSVIPSVALKQVEVLRDGAAAQYGSDAIAGVMNFVLKDDADGGSLSVKQGSYYEGDGDSTIVDGNIGLPFTKDGFVNLSFQLKESDATSRSVQRPDAQALIDAGNTNVASPAMTWGNPKIEDDITLFGNVGLDLGDDKEFYMFGNYSSRTGTGGYYYRNPQNRGGVFTDENGDLLVGAMDGNAGACPNIAITAADVRTQQDYIDGVANNDNCWAFNELLPGGYTPQFTGDINDTSLVMGTRGEIKGGFLDQAMYDISGSVGRNKSTYTLVDTVNPSMGALNADQPGLSFEAGSYIQLEKSFNADLVKGIDMGLSEPVNFATGLEWRQESFEIVSGEQASWKQGPLATQGFSVGSHGFAGFSPEAQGINKRQSIAAYIDVEAYITEDFLLGAALRYEDFSSFGNTTNYKLTAQYQLNDELSFRASHSTGFRAPTVGQANVVNTQTSLVNGELIQSATFPPTHPVSAELGGVELQPEESVSYALGMVYQSGDFFMTVDAYNIEVSDRVAQTDKVFITPAHVAALQGKYPSPELLLNGSITFFANDFDTTTKGVDIVANYGMELLEGDTKFSLAYNFNATEVDDPGLFTSGFKVRRLEEGIPEHRATFTVAQNWENVSMFVRANYFGEWFATHADEPDEFSSYGWSETVGSSYTIDASVSYFLNDSWTLSVGANNLFDKEAQELQKDGGAYGVVSGKYYESGPYDYNGGYYYVKAAYKF; encoded by the coding sequence ATGTCTACAACATTCCGTACAGGCACTTTAGCCCTTGCTGTTGGCTTAGCTCTTGGTACAGCCCCTAGCTTTGCCGCAGGTTTTGAAGAAACATCGAAAGTAAAAGCAAAAGATGTAGAGCGCATTGCCGTCGTTGGCTCTCGTTCTGCCCCACGTTCAGTAGCTGATTCTCCAGTGCCAATTGATATTGTTGGTGGTGATGAGCTTGGTAAGAATGCTTCAAGTGACATGCTAGACATGTTACAAGCAGCTGTACCATCATTTAACGTTCGTCAACAACCTATCTCAGATGCGGCATCGTTTATTCGTCCCGTTAACCTACGTGGCCTTTCATCTGATTCAACATTAATTTTATTAAATGGTAAGCGTCGTCATCGTGCTTCTGTTATTGCCTTCCAAGGTGGTGGTGTTAACGATGGTGCTCAAGGTCCTGATGTTTCAGTTATTCCTAGTGTTGCCTTAAAACAAGTTGAAGTATTACGAGATGGTGCTGCCGCACAGTATGGTTCTGATGCTATTGCTGGTGTAATGAACTTTGTACTTAAAGATGACGCTGATGGCGGTTCACTTTCTGTTAAACAAGGTTCTTACTACGAAGGTGACGGCGACTCTACTATTGTTGACGGTAACATTGGTTTACCTTTCACCAAAGATGGTTTTGTTAACCTTTCTTTTCAATTAAAAGAATCTGATGCTACTAGTCGAAGTGTACAACGCCCTGACGCACAAGCTTTAATTGACGCAGGTAATACTAATGTAGCAAGCCCTGCAATGACTTGGGGTAATCCAAAAATTGAAGACGATATTACATTATTTGGTAATGTTGGTCTTGATTTAGGTGACGATAAAGAATTTTACATGTTTGGTAACTATTCAAGCCGAACGGGTACTGGCGGTTATTATTATCGTAACCCACAAAACCGTGGTGGTGTATTCACCGACGAAAACGGTGACTTATTAGTGGGTGCTATGGATGGTAATGCTGGTGCATGTCCAAACATCGCTATTACAGCTGCTGATGTTAGAACTCAACAAGATTACATTGACGGTGTTGCTAACAACGATAATTGTTGGGCATTTAATGAACTACTGCCTGGTGGTTACACGCCGCAATTTACTGGTGATATTAACGATACTTCATTAGTGATGGGTACACGTGGTGAAATTAAAGGCGGCTTCTTAGATCAAGCTATGTATGATATCAGCGGCTCAGTTGGTCGTAATAAATCAACTTATACTTTAGTTGACACAGTTAACCCTTCAATGGGTGCGTTGAATGCCGATCAACCAGGTCTTTCGTTTGAAGCGGGTTCTTATATTCAATTAGAGAAGTCTTTTAATGCTGATTTAGTAAAAGGCATTGACATGGGCTTATCAGAGCCAGTGAATTTTGCAACTGGTCTTGAATGGCGTCAAGAGAGTTTTGAAATTGTGTCAGGTGAGCAAGCTTCATGGAAGCAAGGTCCACTAGCAACTCAAGGTTTTAGTGTGGGTTCTCATGGTTTTGCTGGTTTTTCTCCTGAAGCACAAGGTATTAATAAACGCCAAAGTATTGCAGCTTACATCGATGTTGAAGCATACATTACTGAAGACTTTTTATTAGGTGCTGCATTACGTTATGAAGATTTCTCTTCATTTGGTAATACCACTAACTATAAATTAACAGCGCAATATCAACTTAATGATGAGTTATCTTTCAGAGCTTCTCATAGTACCGGTTTCCGTGCACCAACAGTTGGTCAAGCCAACGTGGTAAATACGCAAACATCATTGGTTAATGGCGAGCTAATTCAGTCAGCAACTTTCCCACCAACCCACCCTGTTTCGGCAGAGCTAGGTGGTGTTGAGCTTCAACCTGAAGAGTCAGTAAGTTATGCATTAGGTATGGTTTACCAAAGTGGTGATTTCTTCATGACAGTTGATGCTTATAATATTGAAGTATCAGACCGTGTAGCACAAACTGATAAAGTATTTATTACACCAGCACATGTAGCTGCATTACAAGGTAAGTACCCAAGCCCTGAATTACTACTAAATGGTTCAATTACTTTCTTTGCTAATGATTTTGACACTACAACTAAAGGTGTTGATATTGTTGCTAACTACGGTATGGAGTTATTAGAAGGTGACACTAAGTTTAGTCTTGCTTATAACTTCAATGCTACTGAAGTAGATGACCCAGGTTTGTTTACATCTGGCTTTAAAGTACGTCGTTTAGAAGAAGGTATTCCTGAGCATCGTGCAACGTTTACAGTAGCTCAAAACTGGGAAAACGTTAGTATGTTTGTACGTGCCAACTACTTCGGTGAATGGTTTGCAACACATGCTGATGAACCTGATGAGTTCAGCTCATACGGTTGGTCAGAAACTGTAGGTTCTTCTTACACTATTGATGCTTCAGTTAGCTACTTCTTAAACGATAGCTGGACATTATCAGTAGGTGCTAACAACTTATTCGACAAAGAAGCACAAGAGCTTCAAAAAGATGGTGGCGCTTACGGTGTAGTTAGTGGTAAGTACTACGAAAGTGGTCCATACGACTATAATGGTGGTTACTACTACGTTAAAGCCGCATATAAGTTTTAA
- a CDS encoding TonB-dependent receptor plug domain-containing protein — protein MSTIYRTGTLALAVGLALGTSPSFAAGFEAVAEKKASVERIAVLGSRSAPRSVAQSPVPIDIISGDELGKNASSDMLDMLVGAIPSLNARAQPISDAASLIRPVNLRGLPSDSTLVLLNGKRRHRASVIAFQGGGINDGSQGPDISVIPSVAIKQIEVLRDGAAAQYGSDAIAGVMNFVLKDDADGGSISVRQGSYYEGDGDSTVVDGNVGLPFMKDGFVNLSFQIKNADATSRSVQQFEAQSIAEAGNTFIQNPVQIWGNPEIKDDITLFGNLGLDLGDDKAFYMFGNYSKRNATGGFYYRNPHNRDNVFSIDGGETLLVGDVGLATTGVPSCSWSNATADDPLASSNVSANVPNVLDTADYQAMVADAHCFSMNQIMPGGYTPQFGGEIIDTSLTVGTKGEINSGVLKDWFFDVSGSLGRNESKFNLSNTLNPSLGLDTPVNFDTGSYIQMEKTFNFDLVKGIEMGLGRPVNVAMGLEWREESFEIISGEEASWKAGAYADQGFNIGSHGFKGFGPETQGRNDRRNAAAYVDVEAHLTEALLVGAALRHESFNSFGSTTNYKLTAQLTISEEISIRGSHSTGFRAPTVGQANVTNTQTSIVGGNLIQSFLAPPTNILSAFYGGKELTPEMSKSFALGGVYQHGNFLFTLDYYNIEVIDRLTQSSQVPVLAENHAQLAALGVVNPELISAVTYFTNDFDTTTQGVDVVANYNMALLGGNTVLSLAYNWTDTRVDKFNVATTDIGKVRRLEEGIPENRATVTIAQNWENLTSFVRVNYFGEYFATHADDTCAEPECLNETGASAVTIDAEVSYLLNDSITLSAGANNIFDQEAQKLSENASGEFGAQYYESGAFDYNGGYYYVKATYNF, from the coding sequence ATGTCTACAATATACCGTACAGGAACTTTAGCCCTTGCTGTTGGCTTAGCACTTGGTACATCACCTAGCTTTGCCGCCGGTTTTGAAGCTGTAGCAGAAAAAAAAGCTAGTGTTGAACGTATTGCCGTTTTAGGCTCTCGGTCAGCTCCGCGTTCGGTAGCTCAATCTCCTGTGCCAATTGATATTATCAGCGGGGATGAGTTAGGTAAAAATGCATCGAGTGATATGCTTGATATGTTAGTCGGTGCTATTCCATCTTTAAATGCACGCGCTCAACCAATTAGTGATGCTGCATCATTAATTCGCCCAGTAAACTTACGTGGTTTACCTTCAGATTCAACCTTAGTGCTTTTAAATGGTAAGCGTCGTCATCGTGCTTCAGTTATTGCTTTCCAAGGTGGTGGCATTAATGATGGTTCACAAGGTCCTGATATTTCGGTAATCCCGAGCGTTGCCATTAAGCAAATTGAAGTATTACGAGATGGTGCAGCCGCACAGTACGGCTCAGATGCTATTGCTGGAGTAATGAACTTTGTACTTAAAGATGACGCTGACGGCGGTTCAATTTCAGTAAGACAAGGTTCATATTACGAGGGTGATGGCGATTCAACGGTCGTTGATGGTAACGTTGGTTTGCCTTTTATGAAAGATGGTTTTGTTAATTTAAGCTTCCAGATAAAAAATGCCGACGCAACAAGCCGAAGTGTACAACAATTTGAAGCTCAAAGTATTGCTGAAGCTGGCAATACCTTTATCCAGAACCCAGTACAAATTTGGGGTAATCCCGAAATTAAAGATGATATTACCCTATTCGGTAATCTTGGTCTTGATTTAGGTGACGATAAAGCATTTTATATGTTCGGTAACTATTCTAAGCGTAATGCTACAGGTGGCTTCTATTACCGTAACCCACATAACCGGGATAATGTCTTTTCAATCGATGGAGGAGAAACCTTGCTGGTTGGTGATGTTGGATTAGCCACAACAGGTGTGCCGAGTTGTTCATGGTCAAATGCTACGGCTGATGACCCTTTGGCGTCTTCAAATGTATCAGCCAATGTACCGAATGTATTAGACACAGCTGATTACCAAGCGATGGTAGCTGATGCTCATTGTTTCTCAATGAATCAAATTATGCCTGGCGGTTATACGCCACAATTTGGCGGTGAAATTATAGATACATCGCTAACTGTTGGTACGAAAGGTGAGATTAACAGCGGTGTTTTAAAAGACTGGTTTTTTGATGTAAGTGGTTCTTTAGGTCGTAACGAATCGAAATTTAATTTGAGCAACACGTTAAACCCATCACTTGGTTTAGACACCCCCGTTAATTTCGACACAGGTAGCTATATTCAAATGGAAAAAACTTTCAACTTTGATTTAGTTAAAGGTATTGAAATGGGCCTAGGAAGGCCTGTTAATGTTGCTATGGGGCTTGAATGGCGAGAAGAAAGCTTTGAAATTATCTCAGGTGAAGAAGCATCATGGAAAGCAGGCGCATATGCAGATCAGGGTTTCAATATTGGTTCACATGGTTTTAAAGGTTTTGGTCCTGAAACACAAGGTCGTAACGACCGCCGTAATGCGGCCGCTTATGTTGATGTAGAAGCTCATTTAACCGAAGCGCTTTTAGTTGGGGCGGCGCTTCGTCACGAAAGCTTTAATAGCTTTGGTAGTACTACCAATTACAAATTAACGGCACAATTAACTATTAGTGAAGAGATTTCAATTCGTGGCTCTCATAGTACAGGTTTTAGAGCGCCAACAGTAGGTCAAGCCAATGTGACTAATACGCAAACCTCAATTGTTGGTGGCAACTTAATTCAATCATTTCTTGCACCGCCAACTAACATACTCTCTGCATTTTATGGTGGTAAAGAGTTAACACCAGAAATGTCAAAAAGTTTTGCTCTTGGCGGTGTGTATCAACACGGTAACTTCCTCTTTACACTAGATTACTACAATATCGAAGTCATTGACCGATTAACACAGTCAAGCCAGGTTCCAGTATTAGCTGAAAATCACGCTCAACTTGCAGCGTTAGGTGTTGTTAATCCAGAGTTGATCTCGGCAGTAACATATTTTACCAATGATTTTGATACCACAACACAAGGTGTCGATGTTGTTGCAAACTATAATATGGCGTTACTCGGTGGTAATACAGTATTGTCACTAGCGTATAATTGGACTGATACAAGGGTAGATAAATTTAACGTGGCAACCACGGATATTGGTAAAGTTCGCCGCTTAGAAGAAGGTATACCCGAAAATCGTGCAACTGTTACCATTGCTCAAAATTGGGAAAATTTAACTAGCTTTGTCCGTGTAAACTATTTTGGTGAATACTTTGCTACGCATGCCGATGATACTTGTGCTGAACCCGAATGTTTGAATGAAACGGGGGCTTCAGCCGTAACAATTGATGCTGAAGTGAGTTACTTGTTAAATGATAGTATTACTTTATCAGCGGGAGCGAATAACATTTTTGATCAAGAAGCTCAAAAATTATCTGAGAATGCATCGGGTGAATTTGGTGCTCAATACTACGAAAGTGGTGCATTTGATTACAATGGTGGTTATTACTACGTAAAAGCAACTTATAACTTTTAA
- a CDS encoding multifunctional CCA addition/repair protein, whose amino-acid sequence MADITQQLNTFLVGGAVRDALLNRAAVDKDYVVVGASVEEMLRLGFLQVGKDFPVFLHPKSKQEYALARTEKKAGQGYTGFNCNASPDVTLEEDLLRRDLTINAMAMDEHGKIIDPYNGQVDLKNRVLRHVSQAFIEDPLRVLRVARFAARYHEYGFVIAPETLALMTQLSESGELLSLSGERIWQEMERSLGEKNPEVFFQVLYQCQALKSIWPDLHNLWGIPNPEKWHPEICSGIHTMMVLKQAVLLSDKTTIRFASVCHDLGKSLTEDVKLPSHPGHETAGLPLIETLCSRLRVPSAHKNLALKVCQFHLHLHKVFELKPSTILKLLDQLDVWRKPDEFTDFLLCCQADFTGRLGFESREYRQKDFLFSAYTLLNKITAKPFVEQGLKGFAIKEAIAQQRLHTLTLFKTSYIEEHNMNE is encoded by the coding sequence ATGGCAGATATAACCCAGCAGCTAAACACTTTTTTAGTCGGCGGTGCCGTTCGCGACGCCTTACTTAATCGCGCAGCTGTTGATAAGGACTATGTGGTTGTCGGCGCTAGTGTTGAGGAAATGCTTCGCCTTGGTTTTTTACAAGTAGGAAAAGACTTCCCAGTATTCCTACATCCTAAAAGTAAGCAAGAATATGCCCTAGCCCGCACAGAGAAAAAAGCAGGACAAGGTTATACGGGCTTTAATTGCAATGCTTCACCCGACGTAACACTTGAAGAAGACTTACTGCGCCGAGATCTCACCATAAATGCCATGGCAATGGACGAACACGGTAAAATAATTGATCCGTATAACGGGCAAGTAGACTTGAAAAATCGCGTATTACGTCATGTATCACAGGCTTTTATTGAAGATCCACTCCGTGTCTTACGTGTAGCACGATTTGCAGCACGATATCATGAGTATGGCTTTGTAATAGCGCCTGAAACACTCGCACTAATGACTCAATTAAGTGAAAGTGGCGAATTACTCAGTCTTTCCGGCGAACGTATCTGGCAAGAAATGGAGCGTAGTCTTGGAGAAAAGAATCCTGAAGTGTTTTTTCAAGTGCTTTACCAATGCCAAGCACTGAAATCCATATGGCCTGACTTGCATAATTTATGGGGCATACCTAACCCAGAAAAATGGCACCCGGAAATTTGTTCTGGTATACATACCATGATGGTACTAAAGCAAGCGGTATTATTATCTGATAAAACTACCATCAGATTTGCCAGTGTTTGTCATGATTTAGGTAAGTCATTAACAGAAGACGTAAAACTCCCCTCGCACCCCGGTCATGAAACAGCAGGATTGCCGCTAATAGAAACCCTGTGTTCTCGTTTGCGTGTGCCGAGCGCACATAAAAACTTAGCTTTAAAAGTGTGCCAGTTTCACTTACATCTGCATAAAGTATTTGAATTAAAGCCGAGTACAATTTTAAAGTTATTAGATCAATTAGACGTATGGCGAAAGCCTGATGAATTTACTGACTTTTTACTCTGTTGCCAAGCTGACTTTACCGGCCGCTTGGGATTCGAATCGCGTGAATACCGCCAAAAAGACTTCCTCTTTAGTGCCTATACTTTGCTAAATAAGATTACAGCTAAGCCATTTGTTGAACAGGGTTTAAAAGGCTTTGCTATTAAAGAAGCCATAGCACAGCAAAGACTACATACATTAACGTTGTTTAAAACAAGTTATATCGAAGAGCACAATATGAATGAGTAA
- a CDS encoding AAA family ATPase, producing the protein MYTSYFGLEEKPFSIAPNPDYLFMSDRHREALNHLTYGLGDTGGFVLLTGEVGTGKTTLSRRLMENLPENTQAAFILNPTLSSQELLATLCDELKIRYRKTGATLKTLTDKIQQKLLKNHSDNINTLLIIDEAQHLQPEVLEQLRLLTNLETNTKKLLQVILIGQPELQQLLQRRDLRQLAQRITARYHLLPLNKQEVAQYLKHRLSVAKCFRNIFDKSAVSAIHKTCNGIPRLMNLLAERSLMNAYNSNNAVVNRKIVLQAAHDALGDEFEVTPWWNNSFIKAGSLITLLGLVLAIGIWWGTHQPLRITNPTIVDINKLVAVDTQKPQSGQKEITAEISKLPAVTTIGASDSDTKVIASELASETRLARTETENVAANVNDATLLKTSNTIDAKLANKVDDNSQFIADEKNLANTQKTAQVPKVTAKKVAPNNFMVEAEEGVSDALLASFKSAIEQTKQGNESSDNVTTDTSELIPLTQMPTWVQDGVPSLEFEMHIYASDGQGWIRVNGRDRYEGDYISRELLLNEILPQKVVLSFRGEKFTMAALSSWN; encoded by the coding sequence ATGTATACTAGTTATTTTGGTTTAGAAGAAAAGCCGTTTTCAATTGCACCAAATCCCGATTATTTGTTTATGAGCGACAGGCACCGTGAAGCGCTCAATCACTTAACTTATGGCTTAGGTGATACGGGTGGTTTCGTTCTGTTAACCGGCGAGGTTGGAACAGGAAAAACTACGCTTAGCCGTCGTTTAATGGAAAATTTGCCAGAAAATACTCAAGCCGCTTTTATTCTTAATCCTACATTATCAAGCCAAGAGTTGTTAGCGACCCTGTGTGATGAATTAAAAATTCGCTACCGAAAAACGGGCGCAACGTTAAAAACGTTAACCGATAAAATTCAACAGAAATTACTTAAAAACCATAGTGACAATATTAATACCTTGTTGATTATTGATGAAGCCCAGCATTTACAGCCTGAAGTTTTAGAGCAGCTCCGCCTGTTAACGAATTTAGAAACTAATACTAAAAAACTCTTACAAGTCATTTTGATTGGTCAACCTGAATTGCAGCAGTTATTGCAGCGACGAGACTTACGACAATTGGCGCAAAGAATAACCGCGCGCTATCATTTGTTGCCACTTAATAAACAAGAAGTTGCCCAGTACCTTAAACACCGTTTGTCGGTGGCAAAATGTTTTCGTAATATTTTTGATAAAAGTGCTGTGAGCGCCATCCATAAAACTTGCAATGGTATACCACGTTTAATGAATCTGTTAGCAGAGCGCTCTTTGATGAACGCCTATAACAGTAACAATGCCGTGGTTAATCGAAAAATTGTACTACAAGCTGCTCACGATGCCTTAGGTGATGAATTTGAAGTCACCCCGTGGTGGAATAATTCATTTATAAAAGCTGGCAGCCTTATTACTTTGTTAGGCTTAGTTTTAGCGATCGGTATTTGGTGGGGAACTCATCAACCCCTGAGAATAACAAACCCAACTATCGTTGATATAAATAAACTTGTGGCTGTTGATACGCAAAAGCCTCAATCGGGTCAAAAAGAAATCACAGCAGAAATAAGTAAATTACCAGCTGTAACTACTATTGGTGCAAGTGACAGCGACACTAAAGTAATTGCCTCAGAGCTTGCTAGCGAGACAAGATTAGCGAGAACAGAAACTGAGAATGTGGCAGCTAATGTTAATGATGCAACATTACTTAAAACTTCAAATACTATTGACGCTAAATTAGCTAATAAAGTCGATGATAATAGCCAATTTATAGCGGATGAAAAGAACTTAGCTAATACGCAAAAAACAGCACAGGTGCCAAAAGTTACAGCTAAAAAGGTAGCGCCCAACAATTTTATGGTTGAAGCTGAAGAGGGCGTTTCAGATGCGTTGTTAGCAAGTTTTAAGTCAGCTATTGAACAAACGAAACAAGGTAACGAATCAAGCGATAATGTCACAACAGATACTAGTGAGTTAATACCGCTGACGCAAATGCCAACTTGGGTGCAAGACGGTGTACCGTCATTAGAATTTGAAATGCATATTTATGCCAGTGATGGTCAAGGCTGGATAAGGGTTAATGGCCGCGATCGCTATGAAGGGGATTATATAAGCCGTGAATTACTGCTTAATGAAATACTGCCACAAAAGGTAGTATTGAGCTTTCGAGGTGAAAAATTTACGATGGCTGCGTTATCTTCTTGGAATTAG